A portion of the bacterium genome contains these proteins:
- the rnc gene encoding ribonuclease III: MSPSRWQELRDALALPDIADDLLQQAFQHGSYVREQGLDPVLSNQRLEFLGDAVLDVIIADALYREHPRVHEGALTKSKATLVRAGSLARAAEAAGLGRYLLLGRGEEDSGGRHKSSLLADVFEALVGAIYLGVGLEAAREFVLRWLQIDGAMAGPGEHRFDHKTALQELVQSYARQLPVYKTVASEGPAHDLKFVVEVSFNGQKIGAGEGPSKRKAEQEAARQALERREQWLPQMPRQGRDNGPEPPAR, translated from the coding sequence ATGTCGCCATCCCGCTGGCAGGAGTTGCGGGACGCCCTGGCGTTGCCGGACATCGCCGACGATCTACTGCAGCAAGCGTTCCAGCACGGGTCTTACGTCAGGGAGCAAGGCCTGGATCCCGTGCTGTCCAACCAGCGGCTGGAGTTCCTCGGGGACGCCGTACTCGACGTCATCATCGCCGACGCGCTGTATCGCGAACACCCTCGGGTGCACGAGGGCGCGCTGACCAAGAGCAAGGCGACGCTGGTCCGAGCGGGGTCACTGGCGCGCGCAGCCGAGGCGGCCGGACTGGGCCGGTATCTGCTCTTAGGTAGGGGCGAGGAGGACTCCGGCGGGCGGCACAAGAGCTCGCTGCTGGCCGACGTCTTCGAGGCCCTGGTGGGGGCGATCTACCTGGGAGTGGGGCTGGAAGCCGCCCGCGAGTTCGTGCTGCGGTGGCTCCAGATTGATGGGGCGATGGCCGGCCCGGGCGAGCATCGCTTCGACCACAAGACGGCACTGCAGGAGCTGGTGCAGAGCTATGCACGCCAGCTTCCAGTCTACAAGACGGTTGCCAGCGAAGGCCCTGCGCACGACCTGAAGTTCGTGGTCGAGGTCAGCTTCAACGGGCAGAAGATCGGCGCCGGCGAGGGCCCCAGCAAGCGCAAGGCCGAGCAGGAAGCCGCGAGGCAGGCCCTGGAGCGCAGGGAACAATGGCTGCCGCAGATGCCCAGGCAAGGCCGCGACAACGGGCCGGAACCTCCTGCGCGCTGA